A single genomic interval of candidate division WOR-3 bacterium harbors:
- the trpS gene encoding tryptophan--tRNA ligase produces MGLMEKKRILTGDRPTGPLHLGHYVGSVAHRVKLQDEYETFIIIADIQALTTNFDRPEKLREDVLNVAMDNIACGVDPNKATIFVQSMVPAIAELTIIYANLVTVQQLFHNPTIKTEATQYNFEESMPYGFLGYPVSQAADITFCRAHLVPVGEDQAPHIELTRKIVRKFNAIYAPVLIEPEPILNPRLVGLDGNAKMSKSLGNAIYLSDPPEEITRKVNRAVTDPARIHPQDKGHPEVCVVFAYHSTFNKQEAPDIEELCRQGKIGCVPCKKRLAELLIKFLEPIQHRRREMEEHPDTVWDILLKGTQRAREEGEKTMALVREAMKVNYF; encoded by the coding sequence ATCGGATTAATGGAAAAAAAACGCATTCTCACAGGCGACCGGCCCACCGGTCCACTTCATCTCGGTCATTATGTTGGTTCTGTTGCCCACCGGGTCAAATTGCAGGATGAGTATGAAACCTTTATCATCATTGCCGACATCCAGGCACTGACGACCAACTTTGACCGTCCGGAAAAATTACGCGAAGATGTCCTTAATGTCGCAATGGACAATATCGCCTGCGGTGTTGACCCGAACAAAGCGACCATCTTTGTTCAGTCAATGGTTCCAGCAATTGCCGAATTGACAATTATCTATGCTAATCTTGTTACCGTCCAGCAACTTTTTCACAACCCGACAATTAAAACTGAAGCCACCCAGTACAATTTTGAAGAATCCATGCCCTATGGCTTTTTGGGCTATCCGGTAAGTCAGGCGGCAGACATTACTTTCTGTCGTGCGCATCTTGTCCCCGTGGGCGAAGACCAGGCACCCCATATCGAACTAACCCGTAAAATCGTCCGCAAGTTCAACGCAATCTACGCTCCGGTCCTCATCGAACCCGAGCCAATCTTGAACCCCCGCCTTGTCGGACTCGACGGTAACGCCAAGATGTCAAAGAGTTTGGGCAATGCGATTTACCTCTCCGACCCTCCTGAAGAGATTACCCGGAAAGTCAATCGGGCCGTAACCGACCCGGCACGAATTCACCCTCAGGACAAAGGCCACCCCGAGGTTTGTGTCGTATTTGCCTATCACAGTACATTTAACAAACAAGAGGCACCTGATATTGAAGAACTCTGCCGGCAGGGTAAAATCGGCTGTGTCCCCTGCAAAAAGCGCCTTGCCGAACTTCTCATCAAATTTTTAGAACCAATCCAGCACCGGCGCCGTGAAATGGAAGAACATCCGGACACGGTCTGGGACATCCTGTTAAAAGGAACCCAGCGTGCCCGGGAGGAAGGTGAAAAAACAATGGCGCTGGTGCGTGAAGCGATGAAGGTCAATTACTTCTAA